Proteins from a single region of Pseudopedobacter saltans DSM 12145:
- a CDS encoding efflux RND transporter permease subunit yields MVKFLIHKPVAVIVVFVALMLLGILAIKKIPISSLPDIDIPEITVHVNNRNFSAYELENTVIKRLQALLFQVPDIADIHTETKDGYSIIRLRFNYGSDINHAFLEVNEKIDLSMNSLPRDMERPIVIKSSITDLPVFYINLRLKKNDAFKDASFRFIELSNFAEKVIKRRLEQLPEIAFVDITGMVHSEVCIIPDKAIMQALNFKDDDFKRIIESNNLILGNVRATDSDLQYNIRFSSANISSVEDIRNIPFILRGRIFKLKDIAKIEIRSQEPSGAFIAHNEPALSLAVIKQPASRMEDLHENVKKLLEKLEKTYPDIQFEQTQDQTELLDYSISNLKQDLLAGSFFAFILMFFFLKNLRSPILIGISIPVSLILSILFFKLFNITINIISLAGLVLGVGLMIDNSIIVIDNITQYRERKFELSDACVKGTNEIIRPLISSVLTTCSVFLPLIFLSGISGALFYDQAMAITIGLTVSLFVSITLLPVLYRLFHLKKVRLMETAFFDKYGITFFESLYESGFHWIFKNKLASLCIVLALIVSNIFFFNILKREKLPAFEETEIVLHADWNQNIHPDESVKRLKTLINLFKKEDISQSNAAVGGQQYLLNKDKQLSLSEIELYIKAKDVQTLKNIKEKIQSFMALNFPAASFELRPPKSLFERIFENGETDLVVQLSQSGDKLLPSKEVVDQVVKKLNARFPEIHINQIPLQQTLILNIDQEKLLLYDLSMDKVYARLRSLLNVSEISKLGNGPQQVPIVVSYPPSNLAEVIHTVTVSNNKGISIPVSGFLNMNEEAYYKTIEGGRNGNFISLPIETSNPEKVIHYLNTEIQGKDNLKITYEGSYFSNKKLVNEMTIVLLVSVLLLYFILAAQFESLIQPLIVLFELPISMSGALILLYVFNSSLNLISLIGLVVMCGIIINDSILKIDTINDLCKNYGYNLMDAIHTAGTRRLKSIIMTSMTTVLSVIPFLFGNDIGSVLQRPLSLALIGGMLIGTPISLYFIPLVYWFYYRNSESPKKL; encoded by the coding sequence ATGGTCAAGTTTCTTATACATAAGCCGGTAGCTGTAATTGTTGTTTTTGTTGCACTAATGCTTTTAGGTATTCTTGCTATAAAAAAAATACCTATTTCTTCCTTGCCTGATATCGATATTCCAGAGATTACTGTTCATGTAAATAATAGAAATTTTTCGGCTTATGAATTGGAAAATACTGTGATTAAACGTCTGCAGGCTTTATTATTTCAGGTGCCGGATATTGCCGACATACATACAGAAACAAAAGATGGCTACTCTATTATTCGCCTGCGGTTTAATTATGGGTCGGATATTAACCATGCATTTCTTGAAGTAAATGAAAAGATTGATCTTTCCATGAATAGTTTGCCTCGAGATATGGAACGGCCAATCGTAATTAAATCGAGTATAACAGACTTGCCTGTATTTTATATTAATCTTCGCTTGAAAAAAAATGATGCATTTAAAGATGCTTCCTTCAGATTTATTGAATTGAGCAATTTTGCTGAAAAAGTTATTAAACGCAGGTTGGAACAGTTGCCAGAGATCGCTTTTGTAGATATTACCGGCATGGTACATTCAGAGGTTTGTATTATCCCGGATAAAGCAATTATGCAGGCATTAAACTTTAAAGATGACGATTTTAAGCGAATTATCGAAAGCAATAACCTGATTTTGGGTAATGTAAGAGCTACAGATAGCGATTTACAATATAACATACGGTTCTCATCGGCGAATATATCCTCAGTTGAAGATATTCGTAATATTCCATTTATCCTTAGGGGAAGAATATTCAAATTAAAGGATATAGCCAAAATTGAAATCAGAAGCCAGGAACCATCAGGAGCATTTATAGCGCATAATGAGCCTGCATTAAGCCTGGCTGTTATCAAGCAACCTGCTTCCAGAATGGAAGACCTGCATGAAAATGTTAAAAAATTGCTCGAAAAGCTCGAGAAGACATATCCGGATATACAATTTGAGCAAACGCAGGACCAAACGGAGCTTCTCGATTACTCAATCAGCAATTTAAAGCAGGATTTACTGGCAGGAAGTTTTTTTGCTTTTATACTCATGTTTTTCTTTTTGAAAAATTTACGGAGTCCTATTTTAATTGGTATATCTATTCCCGTTTCGCTGATACTAAGTATACTGTTTTTTAAGCTGTTTAATATAACTATCAATATTATTTCTTTGGCCGGTTTGGTTCTTGGCGTAGGACTGATGATAGATAATTCAATCATAGTAATAGACAATATTACCCAGTATCGCGAACGTAAATTTGAACTGTCTGATGCTTGTGTAAAAGGAACTAACGAAATTATTCGGCCATTAATTTCTTCGGTACTTACTACCTGTTCGGTATTTCTACCTTTGATATTCTTAAGTGGGATATCAGGTGCTTTGTTTTACGACCAGGCAATGGCTATAACTATTGGTTTGACAGTTTCCCTGTTTGTATCTATTACGCTTCTTCCCGTATTGTATAGATTGTTCCATTTAAAAAAAGTACGATTGATGGAAACCGCCTTTTTTGATAAATATGGGATTACTTTTTTTGAAAGCCTTTATGAGTCTGGTTTCCATTGGATCTTTAAGAATAAACTTGCTTCCCTGTGCATTGTTTTAGCGCTCATTGTTTCAAATATTTTCTTTTTTAATATTTTAAAAAGAGAAAAATTACCCGCTTTTGAAGAAACGGAGATCGTATTGCATGCCGATTGGAACCAAAATATCCATCCTGATGAGAGTGTAAAAAGATTGAAAACGTTAATTAATCTTTTTAAAAAAGAGGATATTTCACAGTCGAACGCGGCAGTAGGGGGGCAACAATATTTGCTAAATAAAGACAAACAACTTTCATTATCAGAAATTGAACTTTATATAAAAGCTAAAGATGTCCAAACTTTAAAAAATATTAAGGAGAAAATACAAAGCTTTATGGCCCTAAATTTTCCTGCTGCCTCTTTTGAATTAAGGCCTCCAAAAAGCCTTTTCGAACGAATATTTGAGAATGGTGAGACCGATCTTGTGGTCCAATTATCACAATCGGGAGATAAATTATTACCCTCTAAAGAAGTGGTAGACCAGGTTGTTAAAAAATTGAATGCCCGATTCCCTGAAATTCATATTAATCAGATTCCTTTACAGCAAACACTTATTTTAAATATCGATCAGGAGAAATTACTATTGTACGATCTTTCTATGGATAAGGTTTATGCCAGATTAAGGAGCTTGTTAAATGTCAGCGAGATTAGTAAACTGGGCAATGGCCCGCAACAGGTCCCTATCGTGGTTAGTTATCCCCCGAGTAATCTTGCGGAAGTTATACATACTGTAACGGTAAGTAATAATAAAGGAATATCTATTCCTGTTTCAGGTTTTTTAAATATGAATGAAGAGGCTTACTATAAGACTATAGAAGGCGGAAGAAATGGTAATTTTATTTCCCTGCCTATTGAAACCTCCAATCCCGAAAAAGTAATTCATTATTTGAATACAGAAATACAGGGAAAGGATAATCTGAAAATTACCTACGAAGGAAGCTATTTCTCGAATAAAAAGCTGGTTAATGAAATGACTATTGTATTACTGGTATCTGTACTTTTACTGTATTTCATTCTGGCTGCGCAGTTCGAATCGCTTATACAACCTTTAATAGTCTTGTTTGAGTTGCCTATCAGTATGAGCGGAGCGTTGATTTTACTGTATGTTTTTAATTCCTCTTTAAATCTTATTTCACTGATAGGTCTGGTGGTTATGTGCGGGATTATTATAAACGATTCGATTTTAAAAATCGATACCATAAACGACTTATGTAAGAATTATGGCTATAATTTAATGGATGCCATTCATACAGCAGGTACCAGGCGGTTAAAATCTATTATCATGACCAGTATGACAACTGTTCTTTCGGTAATTCCTTTTTTATTCGGAAATGATATCGGGTCTGTGTTGCAAAGGCCATTATCATTAGCGCTGATAGGTGGAATGCTGATTGGTACACCAATTAGTCTGTATTTTATTCCTTTGGTTTATTGGTTTTATTACCGAAATTCCGAGTCTCCAAAGAAATTATAA
- a CDS encoding 6-bladed beta-propeller gives MKRIVDYFLGTSLLICSIACGDRNGNRPVKSTPITFEPYRQEVFLEDIADDFYYLPLGSTNHFFIRNVNRLFLTDSTIIVADFSQKAVFVFDQHGVAKTKINRYGQGPGEYPQMTDVLFDEENGWIEVFSPQVKKVFSYDQEGGLVKEKKILDGKRSGLRFAKHKDFYVFDRCCYPRDKNRMGIFYSDGSDIKFINSYLAIPPAITGIGYCGGNTLDTNRDSLYFLPTLGDTIYSVSKEGVNAAYHLDVPKENQIPRTLFQEKAFKNFDEYSVQIDSKWVSDPTWLLVNDKYIYLNYSYSSSMISLFYSKRSGKVKQMTLYKSRLNPEQRLLHVMKAKKADYFVTTIHPTQYVNLPKKIRNKLNDKSNPVLLLFKLKDF, from the coding sequence ATGAAAAGAATAGTAGACTATTTTTTAGGAACCAGCCTGCTAATTTGCAGTATAGCCTGTGGTGACCGTAATGGAAACAGACCTGTTAAATCTACTCCCATTACTTTTGAACCTTACCGGCAGGAAGTTTTTTTGGAAGACATAGCAGATGATTTTTATTATCTACCGTTAGGTTCCACCAACCATTTTTTTATAAGGAATGTTAATCGACTTTTTTTAACAGATAGTACAATTATAGTTGCTGATTTTAGTCAAAAAGCGGTTTTTGTGTTCGATCAACATGGAGTTGCTAAAACTAAAATCAACCGCTATGGACAGGGCCCGGGCGAGTACCCTCAGATGACTGATGTGCTTTTTGACGAAGAGAACGGCTGGATAGAAGTGTTTAGTCCACAAGTAAAAAAAGTGTTTTCTTATGACCAGGAAGGAGGACTGGTGAAAGAAAAAAAGATTTTGGATGGTAAAAGGTCCGGGTTACGCTTTGCCAAACATAAAGATTTTTATGTTTTTGACCGTTGCTGTTATCCCCGGGATAAAAACAGGATGGGGATCTTCTACAGCGATGGAAGCGATATAAAATTTATAAATTCGTATCTGGCAATACCTCCGGCAATCACCGGAATAGGATACTGTGGGGGGAATACGTTGGATACGAACAGGGATTCTTTGTATTTTCTTCCTACGCTTGGTGATACGATTTATTCTGTTAGCAAAGAAGGTGTAAACGCAGCCTACCATTTAGATGTTCCCAAAGAAAACCAAATCCCCAGAACTTTGTTTCAGGAAAAAGCTTTTAAGAACTTTGACGAATATTCGGTCCAAATAGATAGTAAGTGGGTATCTGATCCTACTTGGTTGCTTGTTAACGATAAATATATCTATCTTAATTATTCCTATTCTTCAAGTATGATTAGTCTTTTTTATTCGAAACGGAGCGGAAAAGTGAAACAGATGACATTGTATAAAAGCAGGTTAAACCCAGAACAGAGGCTGTTACATGTAATGAAAGCAAAAAAAGCAGATTATTTTGTCACGACAATTCATCCTACCCAATATGTCAATCTTCCGAAAAAGATAAGGAATAAATTAAATGACAAGAGCAATCCGGTTTTGCTTCTTTTTAAGTTAAAAGACTTTTAG
- a CDS encoding 6-bladed beta-propeller, translating into MKRIVNYFLGISLLISNIACGDRNGNRTVKSTPITFEPYRQEVFLEDIADDFYYLPLGTTSNFFIQDINKLFFSDSTIIVADFRQQTIFVFDQDGVPKSRINRLGQGPGEYPQMADALFDEENGWVEVLSPKLKKIFSYDMEGKLMRERKILDGKKSGLRFAKQNDFYVFDRGTFPRGKDKNRLAIYSNEENMKFINSYLAIPPAIIGMGYAGGRAFDTNGDSLYYLPTLGDTIYSVSKEGVNAAYHLDVPKENQISRTLFGGKAFKDFAEYSSQIDSKWVDDPTWLLVNNQYVYFRYSYSSSMINLFYSKQSGKVKQFDLYKSRLNPEQRLMNALKAKRGDYFVTTIHPTQYVNLPEKIRNKLNDKSNPVLLLFKLKDF; encoded by the coding sequence ATGAAAAGAATAGTAAACTATTTTTTAGGAATCAGCTTGCTAATTAGCAATATAGCCTGTGGTGACCGTAATGGAAACAGAACGGTTAAATCTACTCCTATAACTTTTGAACCTTATAGGCAGGAAGTTTTTTTGGAAGATATAGCAGATGATTTCTATTATCTTCCGTTAGGTACTACATCCAATTTTTTTATACAGGATATCAATAAACTGTTTTTTAGCGATAGTACAATTATTGTGGCGGATTTTCGTCAGCAAACAATTTTTGTATTTGATCAGGATGGAGTTCCAAAGTCCCGGATCAACCGTTTAGGGCAGGGACCGGGCGAGTACCCCCAAATGGCTGATGCGCTTTTTGATGAAGAGAATGGTTGGGTAGAGGTGTTAAGTCCAAAGTTGAAAAAGATATTTTCTTATGATATGGAAGGGAAGCTGATGAGGGAAAGGAAAATCCTGGATGGAAAGAAATCTGGGTTGAGGTTTGCCAAACAAAATGATTTTTATGTTTTTGATCGAGGAACCTTTCCCAGAGGTAAGGATAAAAACCGGCTTGCCATTTATAGTAATGAAGAAAATATGAAGTTTATAAATTCCTATCTGGCCATACCACCGGCAATTATCGGTATGGGATATGCCGGAGGGCGTGCTTTCGATACGAATGGGGATTCACTGTATTATCTTCCTACGCTTGGTGATACGATTTATTCTGTTAGTAAAGAAGGTGTAAACGCAGCCTACCATTTAGATGTTCCCAAAGAAAACCAAATCTCCAGAACTTTGTTCGGGGGAAAAGCTTTTAAGGACTTTGCCGAATATTCGTCCCAGATAGACAGTAAGTGGGTAGATGACCCTACCTGGTTGCTTGTTAACAATCAATATGTATACTTCCGCTATTCCTATTCTTCAAGCATGATTAACCTTTTTTATTCCAAACAGAGCGGAAAGGTGAAACAGTTTGACTTATATAAAAGTAGGTTAAACCCTGAACAAAGACTGATGAATGCGTTAAAGGCGAAAAGAGGCGACTACTTTGTTACAACAATTCACCCTACCCAATATGTCAACCTGCCGGAAAAGATCAGAAATAAATTAAACGACAAGAGCAATCCTGTCTTGCTTCTTTTTAAGTTAAAAGATTTTTAG
- a CDS encoding 6-bladed beta-propeller, with translation MKRKGIIREFATSYVSQVNVISFIYSDKTIQKMKIVSLFCSIILVAVSCNKLEKKHIAISSEYQNIKVNLENDSIIKFSDIIKSSFFLKLETKNDALIGNIDKLVFDSGKIFIADKDIAEAIFIYSDSGKFLKKIDGKGQAPGEFLEIRDFTLDTVNKYLYVLDLQGRKVNVYNYEGEFLRSNPMPFLFSAFAYINSNIFAMSTATAYNKQNPKINNHYLVTAELSGKIVSAEFPFNNKERDFTYFNAAPLRTFGSKVLFYPRYSNTIYEVGNNSTKLLYSLDFNGKGIPSEERETLNDVNFLKLQDSYSYFSGDYADLDRFAYFIVNTPKGNRKLFFSKKSKKTLITSRYLISDPMHNFITTPIATKGGDTLVTFAKSMEVLNLKALAVGKDTVVANRLANNLSLNSNPILFFYNLKEF, from the coding sequence ATGAAAAGAAAAGGAATTATTCGGGAATTTGCCACGTCATATGTTTCCCAGGTTAATGTAATCTCTTTTATTTATAGTGATAAAACTATTCAAAAAATGAAAATTGTGTCGTTGTTTTGTTCTATAATTTTAGTCGCAGTTTCTTGCAATAAGCTGGAAAAAAAACATATTGCAATCAGTTCTGAATACCAAAATATTAAAGTTAATTTAGAAAATGATTCTATAATCAAGTTTTCCGATATAATTAAATCTTCCTTTTTTTTGAAACTAGAAACAAAAAATGATGCATTAATCGGTAATATCGATAAATTGGTTTTTGACAGTGGAAAGATATTTATAGCAGATAAAGATATTGCAGAAGCAATTTTTATATATAGTGATAGCGGCAAATTTCTTAAAAAAATAGATGGAAAAGGGCAGGCTCCAGGAGAGTTTTTAGAAATTCGAGATTTTACCTTAGATACGGTTAATAAATATTTATATGTCTTAGATTTACAAGGCAGGAAGGTTAATGTATATAATTATGAAGGTGAATTTTTACGTTCCAATCCTATGCCTTTCCTTTTTTCGGCGTTTGCTTATATCAATTCTAATATTTTCGCAATGTCTACTGCTACTGCCTATAATAAGCAAAATCCGAAAATAAATAATCACTATTTAGTGACGGCAGAGTTGAGTGGTAAGATAGTGAGCGCAGAATTTCCTTTTAATAATAAAGAAAGAGATTTTACTTATTTTAATGCAGCTCCCCTTAGAACCTTTGGTTCAAAGGTGTTATTCTACCCACGCTATAGCAATACAATTTATGAGGTAGGTAATAATAGTACAAAACTTTTATATTCCTTGGATTTTAACGGAAAAGGCATTCCTTCAGAAGAGAGGGAGACTTTAAATGATGTTAATTTTTTGAAATTACAAGATTCTTATAGTTATTTCTCAGGAGATTATGCGGATCTTGACCGGTTCGCATATTTTATTGTAAATACTCCTAAGGGAAATCGGAAATTGTTTTTTTCGAAAAAATCAAAGAAAACTCTTATTACAAGTCGCTATCTAATATCTGATCCTATGCATAACTTCATAACGACTCCTATTGCAACAAAAGGCGGAGATACCTTGGTTACATTTGCTAAGTCAATGGAAGTTTTAAATTTGAAGGCATTAGCTGTAGGGAAAGATACTGTCGTAGCTAATCGATTGGCTAATAACTTAAGCTTGAATAGTAATCCTATACTTTTTTTCTATAACCTTAAGGAGTTTTGA
- a CDS encoding TolC family protein, which translates to MMNYLKLIFTLYIFFTALFKAYSQSMDSLSLNKAIQLAQKNSLDYKIALNTAKSSHWNYQSYKAGFLPKLSLNGTLPDYYRTINTITLPSGENSFVSQNVANSGLSADLSQNIGLTGGRISASSSLRRIDNFGTQKNSAYTSVPFSLSYFQNNLFYNDYKWQKLIEPLRLQEAQRAYLENLEAISYNTIEKYFELLSADIQQKLDDQNLRNIDTLVKITQSRFEIGTVLLNEVLQSKVSLLNAKKAAANSLLRLETAKQNLVRFLNLKKDDKTALELPDKVSSFEIDPDVALEKAKTNRKFIIEIQRRRLEAERAVARTRSETGPSVTLRANIGVTQRGSELQYAYENLLRNQSVTIGFSIPLVDWGVNKSNRKKAEANLELENNNISQLELSAEQEIYYQVLKWKMQNEQIAIALETRKLAEQRYDIAKQKYALGSISFTDFNNAQLDKDRAVTDHINNLKNYWSLYYLMRRLTLYDFEKNKNIEFSDLDFN; encoded by the coding sequence ATGATGAATTATCTTAAACTTATTTTTACACTCTATATCTTTTTTACTGCTTTATTTAAGGCGTATTCGCAATCCATGGACAGTCTTTCTCTTAATAAAGCTATTCAACTCGCACAAAAAAACTCTCTCGATTATAAAATTGCTCTGAATACCGCTAAATCTTCACATTGGAATTATCAATCATACAAAGCTGGTTTTCTACCAAAACTTTCTTTAAACGGAACACTACCAGACTATTACAGAACTATAAATACTATTACGCTACCATCAGGAGAGAATAGCTTTGTCAGCCAAAATGTAGCTAATTCCGGACTCAGTGCAGACCTTTCGCAAAACATTGGCTTAACAGGAGGGCGAATATCGGCATCTTCCTCTCTGCGTAGAATCGATAATTTTGGAACTCAAAAAAATTCAGCATATACATCGGTTCCTTTTTCCTTAAGTTACTTTCAAAACAACTTATTCTATAATGATTATAAATGGCAAAAGTTAATTGAACCCTTGCGATTACAGGAGGCACAACGAGCTTATCTGGAAAATCTGGAAGCTATTTCCTATAATACAATTGAAAAATATTTTGAGTTATTATCAGCTGATATTCAACAAAAACTGGATGATCAAAACTTAAGAAATATTGACACTTTAGTTAAAATAACACAATCTCGCTTTGAAATCGGCACAGTACTGCTTAATGAAGTTTTACAATCTAAAGTAAGTTTACTAAATGCAAAAAAAGCGGCAGCAAATTCTTTATTAAGATTAGAAACCGCAAAACAGAATCTTGTCCGTTTCCTCAATTTGAAAAAAGATGATAAAACAGCACTTGAGTTGCCAGACAAAGTTAGTTCTTTTGAGATCGACCCAGACGTGGCATTGGAAAAGGCAAAAACTAACAGGAAATTTATAATAGAAATTCAGCGTCGAAGGCTCGAAGCCGAAAGAGCTGTAGCGCGAACCCGATCAGAAACCGGACCATCTGTTACTCTCCGAGCAAATATTGGAGTGACGCAACGTGGAAGTGAATTACAGTATGCTTATGAAAACCTGTTACGTAATCAATCAGTAACTATTGGTTTCAGCATTCCTTTGGTGGATTGGGGCGTAAACAAATCAAACCGTAAAAAGGCCGAGGCTAATCTTGAACTTGAAAATAATAATATTAGTCAACTAGAACTTTCCGCCGAACAGGAAATATACTATCAGGTATTGAAATGGAAGATGCAAAATGAACAGATTGCTATTGCACTCGAAACACGCAAGCTGGCAGAACAACGCTATGATATCGCTAAACAAAAATACGCTTTAGGCAGCATTAGTTTTACAGATTTTAATAACGCCCAACTTGATAAAGACAGGGCAGTAACCGACCATATCAACAACCTCAAAAATTATTGGTCGCTATATTATCTTATGCGAAGATTAACGCTCTATGATTTTGAAAAAAATAAAAATATTGAGTTTTCTGATTTGGATTTTAATTAG
- a CDS encoding O-antigen ligase family protein → MNITANPKQSSKRKHIYMWLMVLLTSTFLTISFIVPQSIMVNAFVTGPKIVFYLQMSILLLVTSVGLITNMIYIKAAKINLTDILIVVTLLYILIKQGLSQDDFFSDKLSNYICLTILYLILKTYVTTLNPKQLQQFVYYQILLTAVILLSSSLYGLFQLYDLVNPNDMFFKVTGQFKSPAPYANYLTALLPLTFATYLLYPQGSPHATIIKFISLSATLAGTLILPITYTRAAWFGTVAAALFIIFYKYQVFRFFTIRKTVFALGGLLFTGFLFLLALYHLKPKSADGRLLVWEISTDIIKQNTLTGIGYGNFESRYNTYQATYFAADNRDPQKIELADKVYYPYNIFIQIFTEQGIIGLALFIAILYSIFKQFYKNTFKVQSNAYFGVGVAASIIAIIICGQFSYPFDVLAVHIVFFINLALLSAFNDIEANQIHLKKFSKNFSLIIGILLFSGSITLFLKAKNKFNAYTTWKIYTNENQSSAKFSELYPSLKTDANFRAKYGKLLLDEKKYKEAISILGEANRYMSDPFICINLAEAYIAIKEYNKAEYFLILASNMIPNRLYSKYLLAKLYFNTKQIDKAKEVSQNILSTNPKIPSPAIKEMKDDIRRLIAHSSN, encoded by the coding sequence ATGAATATCACCGCAAATCCCAAACAATCTTCTAAAAGGAAACATATCTATATGTGGCTTATGGTATTGTTAACCAGCACATTTCTAACAATCTCTTTCATAGTTCCACAAAGCATAATGGTTAATGCGTTTGTAACAGGTCCTAAAATTGTATTCTACTTACAAATGAGTATTCTTTTACTGGTTACTTCGGTTGGTTTAATAACTAATATGATATACATCAAAGCCGCGAAAATCAATTTAACAGACATCTTAATTGTTGTTACTTTACTGTATATATTGATCAAACAAGGACTTAGTCAAGACGACTTTTTTTCAGATAAGCTTTCTAACTATATTTGTCTGACGATACTCTATTTGATTCTCAAAACATACGTCACTACTCTCAATCCTAAACAACTACAACAATTTGTATATTATCAAATATTGCTAACAGCTGTCATTCTATTATCAAGTTCTTTATATGGTTTGTTTCAATTATATGATTTAGTAAACCCCAATGATATGTTCTTCAAAGTAACGGGTCAATTTAAAAGCCCTGCGCCTTATGCAAATTATCTGACTGCCTTATTACCACTTACTTTTGCTACATATCTTTTATATCCTCAAGGATCGCCTCATGCCACTATCATAAAATTTATTTCCCTTTCCGCAACACTTGCAGGGACACTTATTTTACCCATTACTTATACAAGAGCTGCATGGTTCGGTACTGTAGCTGCCGCTTTATTTATTATTTTCTATAAATACCAGGTATTTCGTTTCTTTACTATTCGAAAAACAGTTTTTGCACTTGGAGGTCTTCTGTTTACAGGTTTTCTCTTTTTACTTGCATTATATCATCTGAAACCTAAATCAGCAGACGGGCGTTTATTAGTTTGGGAAATTAGTACAGACATCATAAAACAGAATACACTTACAGGAATAGGTTATGGCAATTTTGAAAGTCGCTACAATACCTATCAGGCGACATACTTTGCGGCCGACAATCGGGATCCTCAAAAGATCGAATTAGCAGATAAAGTTTATTATCCATATAATATTTTCATCCAGATTTTTACGGAGCAAGGTATTATAGGGTTGGCTCTGTTCATTGCAATACTTTATTCTATTTTTAAACAATTTTATAAAAACACATTCAAAGTTCAATCTAACGCCTATTTCGGCGTAGGTGTTGCAGCATCAATAATTGCGATAATTATTTGCGGACAATTTTCCTACCCGTTTGATGTTCTTGCGGTACATATTGTTTTTTTTATCAATTTAGCCTTATTATCAGCTTTTAATGATATTGAAGCAAATCAAATACATCTAAAAAAATTCTCTAAAAATTTCTCTCTAATAATCGGTATTTTGCTTTTTTCCGGATCAATTACCTTATTTCTTAAGGCAAAAAATAAATTCAATGCTTACACCACATGGAAAATATATACGAATGAGAATCAGTCTTCCGCTAAATTCTCCGAATTGTATCCGAGTTTAAAAACAGATGCAAATTTCAGAGCAAAATATGGTAAACTTTTATTAGATGAAAAAAAATATAAAGAGGCAATTTCCATACTTGGGGAAGCGAATCGATATATGTCAGATCCTTTTATTTGCATCAATCTTGCAGAGGCTTATATAGCTATAAAAGAATACAACAAAGCTGAATATTTTCTAATACTTGCATCAAATATGATCCCCAATCGATTGTATAGTAAATATTTATTAGCTAAACTTTATTTTAACACAAAGCAGATAGATAAAGCCAAAGAAGTTTCTCAGAATATTTTATCTACAAATCCTAAAATACCATCACCGGCAATAAAAGAAATGAAAGATGATATAAGGAGACTTATAGCGCATTCAAGTAATTAG
- the lepB gene encoding signal peptidase I, whose translation MVVVKAFFNGNKSFFFIKNLALIIFAAILTSLFCKTFIFQFYMIPSISMQKTLYPGDGIVVSKIHYGTRFFNLKVPGISPVKRNDIIVFNHPQANSEIWIKRCIGLPGDTLLIVNNTPYISGLLEKAKKPSSNVPIIYHLKFPKNLPQYFRSKDKANYGPVIIPKRNMEIGISPINIRAYKTVIEKHEGNNIKIFNDHILINGKIASSYRFKRNYYFTLGDNRWHSTDSRFWGFLPEEDIIGKAILKVFSSRQNKNSSSVRFYDLFKKIY comes from the coding sequence ATGGTGGTAGTAAAAGCATTTTTTAATGGAAACAAATCCTTTTTTTTTATAAAAAATCTGGCATTAATAATTTTTGCAGCAATACTTACTTCCCTGTTTTGCAAAACTTTCATTTTTCAGTTTTATATGATACCCTCTATATCTATGCAAAAAACCTTATATCCCGGTGATGGTATCGTAGTTAGTAAGATACATTATGGAACTAGATTCTTCAATCTGAAAGTCCCCGGAATTTCTCCAGTAAAAAGAAATGATATCATTGTTTTTAATCATCCTCAGGCAAACTCAGAAATCTGGATAAAAAGATGTATAGGCCTGCCGGGAGATACTCTTTTAATCGTAAACAACACCCCTTATATATCAGGCCTATTAGAAAAAGCAAAAAAACCTTCCTCTAACGTTCCAATAATATATCATCTGAAATTCCCCAAAAATCTTCCGCAATATTTCAGGTCAAAAGACAAAGCAAATTATGGCCCGGTAATTATTCCTAAAAGAAACATGGAGATAGGTATCTCTCCCATAAATATCAGAGCGTACAAAACCGTCATTGAAAAACATGAAGGAAATAACATAAAAATTTTCAATGATCATATATTAATCAATGGAAAAATAGCTTCCTCTTACCGATTTAAACGTAACTATTATTTCACATTAGGCGATAATAGGTGGCATTCTACGGATTCCAGATTTTGGGGATTTCTTCCTGAAGAAGATATTATCGGTAAAGCTATATTAAAAGTCTTCTCATCAAGACAGAATAAAAATTCATCTTCCGTACGCTTCTATGATTTATTTAAAAAGATTTATTAA